A portion of the Acidobacteriaceae bacterium genome contains these proteins:
- a CDS encoding PIG-L family deacetylase, translating into MRRRFAPLAFATLFAATASPVLAKAQAPAHFTDPANLARERVEPRDGRELPVDQGRRGLEQMLRRISTRASVLNIVAHPDDEDGGMLTFYARGMGAQVADLSLTRGEGGQNAMTGDFEDALGLLRTQELLANDRYTGVSQMFGTEVDFGFSKTKAETFGKWTHERVLYDAVRAIRIFRPLVLTSTWIGGVTDGHGQHQVSGEITQEAFLAAGDPKVFPEMEQEGIYPWKPLRVYARVPHSAISEKGLYDYATNQYVPAEFHNYVSGKDSPTSPSTDVIVHEGNTDPLLSAEGEAPVSYIQFARRGLSEQKSQMGPGMRSAPAGAFDVAYHLYGSRICGSAESLASCIQPAYAANDNGQADFFHGIDTSIAGIADLAPNAPASLRKILQRVADLLAQANTKEQAGDLEGVSKLLQSSVDHIDTALHTLTDPHTRGIDFAPHLDDAEGFGNISQEEFASLSHELLVKHSQLEEARMFALNIQAEATISTPSNDLETGSPFTIHLKVKSPSDSPHGGKLSNTWVASTHQTHMATDGTDVFEVSAAEAGRFPTTLPYFHRANVEQPYYDVTDTALRNAPLAPAPLIVNESFMSHTGGRIELPFAVNAEGTLQPIQFVPNDPAERKRIRSVGYDDLPRTNFIERPARFAPPANLQLPKKRRIAYLPGTGDSVPDALAAIGLPVTKLEVSDLTQAGLADFDTVILGVRTYAAHPDLHGAPTQALLDFARDGGNVVVQYQTMEYTAADAPFPLSLGANEKVVDETAAVKLLSAQDPLLTTPNHITSADFNGWIEERGHGFMATWDPQYTALTETHDPGAPAEHILPQKPQLGGLLTAKVGKGHYTYVAFALYRQFPEAVPGAFRLFANLLSQ; encoded by the coding sequence ATGCGCCGCCGTTTTGCTCCGCTCGCCTTTGCGACCCTTTTTGCCGCGACCGCTTCGCCTGTCCTCGCGAAAGCCCAGGCCCCAGCCCACTTTACAGACCCTGCCAACCTGGCCCGCGAACGCGTGGAGCCACGCGATGGCCGTGAGTTGCCGGTCGATCAGGGACGGCGCGGGTTGGAGCAGATGCTGCGTCGCATCAGCACGCGAGCCTCCGTGCTGAACATCGTCGCGCACCCCGACGACGAAGATGGCGGCATGTTGACCTTCTACGCTCGCGGCATGGGAGCGCAGGTGGCAGATCTTTCGCTGACGCGTGGCGAAGGCGGACAGAACGCCATGACCGGCGACTTCGAGGACGCACTCGGCCTGCTGCGTACGCAGGAGCTGCTCGCGAACGACCGCTACACCGGCGTCTCGCAGATGTTCGGCACCGAGGTGGACTTCGGTTTCTCCAAGACCAAGGCCGAGACCTTCGGCAAGTGGACCCACGAGCGCGTGCTCTACGATGCCGTGCGTGCCATCCGCATCTTCCGCCCGCTCGTACTCACCAGTACATGGATTGGCGGCGTCACGGACGGCCACGGACAGCACCAGGTCTCGGGAGAGATTACGCAGGAGGCGTTCCTCGCTGCGGGTGATCCGAAGGTCTTCCCGGAGATGGAGCAGGAAGGCATCTACCCGTGGAAGCCGCTGCGCGTTTACGCGCGCGTGCCGCATAGCGCCATCAGCGAAAAGGGTCTCTACGACTACGCGACGAACCAGTATGTGCCTGCGGAGTTTCACAACTACGTCTCCGGCAAGGACTCACCCACCTCGCCAAGCACCGATGTGATCGTCCACGAAGGCAATACCGATCCGTTGCTCTCTGCTGAGGGTGAGGCTCCGGTCAGCTACATTCAGTTTGCTCGTCGCGGCCTCAGCGAGCAGAAGTCCCAGATGGGGCCGGGGATGCGCTCCGCTCCGGCTGGAGCTTTCGACGTGGCCTATCACCTGTACGGCTCGCGAATCTGCGGTTCCGCCGAATCTCTCGCAAGCTGCATTCAGCCTGCGTACGCGGCGAACGACAACGGACAAGCCGACTTCTTCCACGGCATCGACACCAGCATCGCAGGCATCGCCGATCTCGCGCCGAACGCTCCGGCATCCCTACGCAAGATCCTGCAGAGGGTCGCCGACCTTCTCGCACAGGCAAACACAAAGGAGCAGGCAGGCGATCTGGAAGGCGTCAGCAAGCTGCTGCAAAGCAGCGTAGATCACATAGACACTGCACTCCACACCCTCACCGACCCACACACCAGAGGGATCGATTTTGCTCCGCATCTTGACGACGCGGAAGGCTTCGGCAACATCTCCCAGGAGGAGTTTGCAAGCCTCTCCCATGAGCTTCTCGTAAAGCATAGCCAGCTTGAAGAAGCTCGAATGTTTGCACTGAATATTCAAGCCGAAGCCACCATCTCCACCCCGTCGAATGATCTCGAGACCGGCTCTCCCTTCACCATCCATCTCAAGGTGAAGAGCCCATCCGATTCCCCGCACGGCGGCAAGCTATCAAATACCTGGGTTGCATCCACCCATCAAACGCACATGGCAACAGACGGCACGGATGTCTTTGAGGTTTCCGCAGCAGAGGCCGGGCGGTTCCCGACAACGCTCCCTTACTTCCATCGGGCAAATGTCGAACAGCCTTACTACGACGTTACCGATACCGCGCTACGCAATGCGCCGCTCGCCCCCGCACCGCTCATCGTCAACGAGTCATTCATGAGCCACACAGGGGGGCGGATTGAGCTGCCATTCGCAGTCAACGCCGAAGGCACCCTGCAACCGATTCAATTCGTGCCGAATGATCCAGCCGAGCGGAAGCGCATCCGATCTGTTGGCTATGACGATCTGCCGCGCACGAACTTCATCGAACGCCCGGCGAGGTTCGCCCCCCCAGCCAATCTGCAGCTTCCGAAAAAACGTCGCATCGCTTACCTCCCCGGCACCGGAGACTCCGTTCCTGACGCCCTCGCGGCCATCGGACTGCCTGTCACGAAGCTGGAAGTCTCCGACCTGACTCAGGCAGGACTCGCGGACTTCGACACGGTCATCCTCGGCGTCCGCACATACGCCGCACATCCTGATCTGCATGGCGCGCCGACACAGGCGTTGCTCGACTTCGCACGCGATGGCGGCAACGTTGTTGTGCAGTATCAGACGATGGAGTACACCGCCGCAGACGCTCCCTTCCCTCTCTCGCTCGGAGCGAATGAGAAGGTTGTGGACGAGACTGCTGCGGTAAAACTGCTGAGTGCACAGGATCCGTTACTCACCACGCCGAATCACATCACATCTGCTGACTTCAACGGCTGGATCGAAGAACGCGGTCACGGCTTCATGGCGACGTGGGACCCACAGTACACAGCGCTGACCGAGACACACGACCCAGGAGCACCTGCAGAACACATCCTGCCGCAAAAGCCGCAGCTTGGTGGCCTGCTGACGGCGAAGGTTGGCAAAGGCCACTACACCTACGTGGCTTTCGCTCTCTACCGTCAGTTCCCCGAAGCGGTTCCCGGCGCGTTCCGTCTCTTTGCGAACCTGCTCAGCCAGTAA